The genomic DNA TTGCGACGGATCGAGGGGGGAGATGGCGACGAACGCCGACAGCATGTTGCCGACGGCCTCGGGACTGATCCTGGCGCGATACCCCGTCACCACGCCGCGCGACTCGAGGCGACGCACCCGCGCCTGCACCGCCGAGACCGACAGCCCGGCGCACGCCGCGAGGTGCGCGAGGGTGGCGCGACCGTCGGCGACGAGTGCCCGGGCCAACTTCCGGTCGATCTCGTCGAGTTCGTCGGGCGCGTCGCTCATGGCCGGAGACTATCGCGGGTACCGACGCCCACGCCGAGCCCCGAGACCCAAACGAACTCCCGACCTGCCGAACCAAGACGAGAAAGCGACATCATGACCACCATGAACACCTCGGAGTCCTCCACCGGCGCCCAGCCGACCGCCGACGACCTGCGCGACCGGGTACGGGCCGCGCTGCAGGCGATCGGCGCCCACGTCGCCCTCGGCGAGCCCGGCGCACCTGGGCTCGCCGCCAGCACGCCGGTCACCGGCGACGTGCTGTTCACGGTCCCCGAGACCACCGTCGAGGACACCGACGAGGCCATCGCCGCGGCGTCCCGCGCGTTCGTCGCGTGGCGCAACACACCCGCCCCGGTGCGTGGTGCACTGGTGGCGCGTCTCGGCGAA from Mycolicibacterium arabiense includes the following:
- a CDS encoding Lrp/AsnC family transcriptional regulator; protein product: MSDAPDELDEIDRKLARALVADGRATLAHLAACAGLSVSAVQARVRRLESRGVVTGYRARISPEAVGNMLSAFVAISPLDPSQPDDAPARLEHIHEIESCHSVAGDESYVLLVRVPSARALEGLLQQIRTAANVRTRSTIILQTFYDGRDYVPE